In Zunongwangia profunda SM-A87, the following proteins share a genomic window:
- a CDS encoding PadR family transcriptional regulator, whose product MKIENTKAQMRKGVLEYCILSVLKDEDAYVAEILDTLKDAKLLVVEGTIYPLLTRLKNAGLLSYRWEESTSGPPRKYYGLTETGRLFLTELSSTWDELQTAVNIVTTQKKKNHE is encoded by the coding sequence ATGAAGATAGAGAACACCAAAGCACAAATGCGTAAAGGTGTACTGGAGTATTGTATACTTTCGGTTTTAAAAGATGAAGATGCTTACGTAGCAGAGATCTTAGACACCCTTAAAGATGCCAAATTACTGGTAGTTGAAGGAACGATATATCCTTTATTAACCCGACTTAAAAATGCCGGACTCCTCTCCTACCGATGGGAAGAATCTACCAGTGGACCACCAAGAAAATATTATGGATTAACCGAAACTGGTAGATTGTTCTTAACCGAACTTTCCTCGACCTGGGATGAGCTGCAAACTGCAGTAAACATTGTAACCACTCAAAAAAAGAAAAATCATGAATAA
- a CDS encoding DUF5694 domain-containing protein, protein MNPSVKISKIIIAILVALQSNFSIAQPNEKIEIMLIGFAHLNQMQNGTEIASMFNPKKQKELEKIASKIAKFQPDAIMVELTPEEQHWADSLYKLYQNDQFDLKNFEYGASEIYQIGFRLAKHLNLNHIYGIDFYNSTSQNLLKEGDHFEFFQDQLKKLQTKARPMGKEVMEDRLSLYDFTKKINEPEMLDLSYRAIFNFPAYVQNGDFDKEGNDYRDLNSEEKKYVGAEYISLFFDRNIKIYSNILNTQLKTGSKKIYVMMGQAHIGILKDLLEDNPNYKIVDALTYLD, encoded by the coding sequence ATGAATCCATCAGTCAAAATATCAAAAATCATCATTGCAATTTTAGTTGCTTTACAGTCAAATTTTAGTATTGCGCAGCCAAATGAAAAAATAGAAATAATGCTTATTGGTTTTGCACATCTTAACCAGATGCAAAACGGTACAGAGATAGCCAGTATGTTCAATCCTAAAAAGCAAAAAGAGCTCGAAAAAATTGCATCAAAAATTGCAAAGTTTCAACCTGATGCTATTATGGTTGAATTAACTCCTGAAGAGCAACATTGGGCGGACAGTCTATACAAGCTTTATCAAAACGATCAATTCGATCTTAAAAATTTCGAATATGGTGCCAGTGAAATTTATCAGATAGGTTTTAGACTAGCAAAACACTTAAATTTAAATCACATTTACGGAATTGATTTCTACAATTCTACATCTCAAAATTTACTAAAAGAAGGAGATCATTTTGAATTTTTCCAAGACCAGTTAAAAAAGCTTCAGACAAAAGCAAGACCTATGGGAAAAGAGGTGATGGAAGATAGATTATCACTTTATGATTTTACGAAAAAGATTAATGAACCCGAAATGCTAGATCTTTCTTATCGAGCAATTTTCAATTTTCCGGCTTACGTTCAAAATGGAGATTTTGATAAAGAAGGAAATGATTATAGAGATTTAAATTCTGAAGAAAAAAAATACGTAGGAGCCGAATATATTAGCTTATTTTTTGACAGAAATATAAAAATTTATTCAAACATTTTAAATACACAATTAAAAACAGGAAGTAAAAAAATCTACGTAATGATGGGACAGGCTCATATTGGGATTTTAAAAGACTTACTAGAAGATAACCCAAATTATAAAATTGTAGATGCCCTAACATATTTAGATTAG
- a CDS encoding DUF4870 domain-containing protein, with the protein MESSAIKKQDQTLATIIHLSVFSKLFIPFGNFIFPVIIWLVGKEKEFINHHGRNAVNFQLSLLLYYIIIACFLIATIIILGARIPNEFFEYDQYSIKIYPGEDRNFLQFLVILVTGALFFLGLIVFELYAVISAAKNASEGKEFKFPLCISFIKKDSTENEPIQ; encoded by the coding sequence ATGGAATCATCAGCAATTAAAAAGCAAGACCAAACCTTAGCCACTATCATCCATCTTTCGGTCTTCTCTAAACTATTTATCCCATTTGGAAATTTTATCTTCCCAGTAATTATCTGGCTGGTTGGTAAGGAAAAAGAATTTATAAATCATCACGGCCGGAATGCTGTAAATTTTCAGTTAAGTTTATTACTTTATTACATTATCATTGCCTGTTTCCTCATTGCTACAATCATAATTTTAGGGGCTAGAATTCCTAATGAGTTTTTTGAATATGATCAATATTCCATTAAAATTTATCCCGGCGAAGACCGTAATTTTCTACAGTTTTTAGTCATTCTTGTTACTGGAGCCCTATTTTTTCTTGGACTTATTGTTTTTGAACTCTATGCAGTGATCAGCGCTGCTAAAAACGCAAGTGAAGGAAAGGAATTTAAATTCCCATTATGTATCAGTTTTATTAAGAAAGATAGCACTGAAAACGAACCTATTCAATAA
- a CDS encoding DUF4442 domain-containing protein, which yields MGISAKKLNHFVMFKLPSAWLCGVRVKAISKTDCSVGVKHKWINQNPFKSMYFAVQAMAAELSTGALVISKIRSQKQPISMLVAQNKSVFSKKATGKILFKCTDGALIDKAIAATLETGEGQTFWMKSLGTNEEGVEVSSFEFEWTVKVKAKK from the coding sequence ATGGGAATAAGTGCGAAGAAGCTCAATCACTTTGTAATGTTCAAATTACCAAGCGCATGGCTATGCGGTGTAAGAGTCAAAGCGATTTCAAAAACAGATTGTAGTGTAGGAGTAAAACATAAATGGATTAATCAAAATCCATTTAAAAGTATGTATTTTGCGGTACAGGCTATGGCAGCCGAGTTGAGTACCGGAGCCTTGGTGATTTCAAAAATTAGATCCCAAAAACAACCAATATCAATGTTGGTGGCTCAAAATAAATCTGTTTTTTCAAAAAAGGCAACCGGTAAGATTCTTTTTAAATGTACAGATGGGGCCCTAATAGATAAAGCCATTGCAGCAACTTTGGAAACTGGTGAAGGACAAACCTTTTGGATGAAATCTTTAGGAACTAACGAAGAGGGAGTGGAGGTTTCATCATTCGAATTTGAATGGACTGTGAAAGTTAAAGCAAAGAAATAA